The Bifidobacteriaceae bacterium sequence GCGCGCCAATTGGAGCGTTTCCCGAACGCGGTCGTGACGGACGTCGCGTCGGTCAAGGCGATCATCCTGGAGCAACTCACCGGCCTGGGGGCGGACCTGAGCCGCTATGTGGGCTCGCACCCGATGGCGGGGCGGGAGAAGACCGGTCCGGCTGCTGCGACGGGCGACCTGTTTGTGGGCCGGCCCTGGGTGGTCGCGCCGCCGCCAAACGCCCGCGCGGGCGCCGCGTTGCAGGTCAGGGAACTGGCCAGCGACCTTGGCGCCCATCCAACCTACCTTGACGCCCACGCCCATGACAGGGCGGTGGCGTTGGTGTCCCACGTGCCCCAGCTGATGTCGAGCCTGACCGCGAAGCGCCTGATCGAGGCGGAGACCGGGGCGCTCGACCTGGCGGGCCAGGGGTTGCGGGACATGACCCGCATCGCGAATTCGGACCCCAGCTTGTGGTCCATCATCTTGACGGGCAACGCGGCCGCGGTCGCCACCGCGTTGCGGGCGGTGCGCGAGGATCTGGACGGCGCCATCGCAGCCCTGGAGGGCGGCGCCGGGGCGGGCGGGATTGGGCGGGCGCTGGTCGAACTGGCCACGCTGATCGG is a genomic window containing:
- a CDS encoding prephenate dehydrogenase produces the protein MTAGQAADAVRPVSAATLGPVHIVGTGLIGASVGLGLVGHGIVVTLEDPSPAAREVAVQIGAGRARVHEDGEPRLVVVACPPDVTAPVVARQLERFPNAVVTDVASVKAIILEQLTGLGADLSRYVGSHPMAGREKTGPAAATGDLFVGRPWVVAPPPNARAGAALQVRELASDLGAHPTYLDAHAHDRAVALVSHVPQLMSSLTAKRLIEAETGALDLAGQGLRDMTRIANSDPSLWSIILTGNAAAVATALRAVREDLDGAIAALEGGAGAGGIGRALVELATLIGEGARGAERIPGKHGGARRRFDKVTVMVPDKPGELGRLFQEMGRLGVNLEDLALEHGAGQLVGLAEISVAEGAGPALAQDLQEQGWRILE